Proteins encoded by one window of Porphyromonas vaginalis:
- a CDS encoding helix-turn-helix domain-containing protein: MATTSIDDIKRQLDRIEQYAGIASKEVLTLEETMIYTGCARTTLYRLTSAKEIPHYKLGQALRFKKSELDEWLTRNKVATAKEIESKAVTYMTLKDKGYARK; this comes from the coding sequence ATGGCAACAACATCAATTGACGACATAAAGCGCCAACTCGATCGAATCGAGCAGTACGCAGGCATCGCCTCAAAGGAGGTGCTCACGCTCGAGGAGACAATGATCTACACGGGGTGCGCACGCACGACCCTCTACCGCCTCACCAGTGCCAAAGAGATACCCCACTACAAGCTGGGGCAGGCGCTCCGCTTCAAAAAGTCCGAGCTGGACGAGTGGCTCACCCGCAACAAGGTAGCGACCGCCAAGGAGATCGAGAGCAAAGCCGTCACATACATGACGCTCAAGGATAAGGGCTACGCCCGCAAATAG
- a CDS encoding ImmA/IrrE family metallo-endopeptidase, whose translation MTDKKNTFTIPVVSPPGATLKELIDEWGMSQQEVAVRLGKLPKDVSLLFAGRLRVTPDWAERLELVTGLSRGFWLRRQESYDEYLKREEAKPLAKREWDNWASLFPTREMIKRGWIAPATAAIRDITEAVKSFFATTSAEAWGDVYLQRLQASLFRKSEKSDPYALLAWIRQGELQARELSATRSEEFGEYSKQELKKAVPAIKQALETPADAPRKVQDILLSVGVRLVYLESFPKVSANGATIHTGRYPIIILSDRGKRYDIFVFSLMHEVAHLLLHVGKETPMLIDDSEQERLEIEAEADKWATDTLVPNVDFGAILVPPTPEEVIQLAKSQGVHPSIIVGRLQHEKIVSYRAGGATYKNLIEKIDLQTGTV comes from the coding sequence ATGACAGACAAAAAGAACACATTCACAATCCCAGTAGTATCACCACCAGGGGCAACGCTGAAGGAACTCATAGACGAGTGGGGTATGAGCCAGCAGGAGGTCGCAGTCCGATTGGGAAAGCTACCAAAAGATGTAAGCTTACTTTTTGCGGGACGACTGAGAGTAACGCCAGACTGGGCTGAGCGTCTAGAGCTAGTCACTGGGCTGAGTCGTGGCTTTTGGTTGCGACGACAAGAGAGCTACGACGAGTATCTCAAGCGTGAGGAAGCAAAGCCACTTGCGAAGAGAGAGTGGGACAACTGGGCATCGCTATTCCCGACTAGAGAGATGATTAAGCGTGGCTGGATAGCTCCAGCAACCGCAGCCATTAGGGACATAACGGAGGCGGTGAAGTCGTTTTTCGCCACAACGTCCGCAGAGGCGTGGGGTGATGTCTATCTACAACGACTGCAAGCAAGCTTATTCCGCAAGAGCGAGAAGAGCGACCCATACGCTCTCCTTGCGTGGATTAGGCAGGGAGAGTTGCAAGCTAGAGAGCTATCAGCCACAAGAAGCGAAGAGTTTGGGGAGTATAGCAAGCAGGAGCTGAAGAAAGCAGTGCCAGCGATCAAGCAGGCTCTAGAGACACCAGCAGACGCACCTCGTAAAGTGCAAGACATCTTATTGTCGGTCGGGGTCAGATTAGTCTACCTTGAGAGCTTTCCCAAGGTGTCCGCCAACGGAGCAACAATCCACACGGGGAGGTACCCCATCATCATCTTATCAGACAGAGGCAAGCGGTACGACATCTTCGTCTTCTCTCTGATGCACGAGGTCGCACACCTATTGCTACACGTAGGCAAAGAGACCCCGATGCTCATTGACGACAGCGAGCAGGAGCGACTAGAGATAGAAGCCGAGGCGGACAAGTGGGCAACAGACACACTAGTGCCTAACGTGGACTTTGGTGCAATATTAGTACCACCCACCCCCGAAGAGGTGATCCAGCTAGCCAAGAGCCAAGGAGTACACCCGAGCATAATAGTCGGACGCTTACAGCACGAAAAGATAGTCTCCTACAGAGCAGGAGGAGCCACATACAAGAACTTGATAGAGAAGATAGACCTACAAACGGGGACTGTCTAA
- a CDS encoding type II toxin-antitoxin system RelE/ParE family toxin, which yields MRIVFEDPRLEKLLANKAKAYRKYGHKAINTLYARLSDIESVASVSELAMLPGDFHQLKHNMSGLWACSLTGALRLIMRVEDDMTAIIEITDYHKRK from the coding sequence ATGCGAATCGTTTTTGAAGACCCTAGGCTTGAGAAGTTGCTAGCAAACAAGGCAAAGGCGTACAGAAAGTACGGACACAAAGCTATCAATACGCTCTACGCACGATTATCAGACATTGAGAGCGTGGCTAGTGTCTCTGAGCTTGCGATGTTGCCTGGAGACTTTCATCAATTAAAGCATAATATGAGCGGTTTATGGGCTTGTTCGCTGACGGGAGCCTTACGCCTTATTATGAGGGTTGAGGACGATATGACAGCCATTATCGAAATTACGGACTATCACAAACGCAAGTAG
- a CDS encoding S4 domain-containing protein yields MSLRINKLLSDAGIGSRREVEKYIVAGRVTLNGERAELTDFVVEDDIVTLDGEELPVNDILREALSMKHYLEAQQEERETRDAAREYAPRGGGRSNRPAKSGPKRMRSDRYGEEPRESKGHPKGNKSYKAKGGDAHGRRRDNRGKDFNNDDRW; encoded by the coding sequence ATGAGTTTGCGTATCAACAAACTTCTGAGCGATGCAGGTATCGGATCGCGCCGTGAAGTGGAGAAGTACATCGTCGCTGGGCGTGTCACGCTCAATGGCGAGCGAGCTGAGCTAACGGATTTCGTGGTAGAGGATGATATCGTGACGCTAGATGGCGAGGAGCTCCCTGTCAACGATATCTTGCGTGAGGCACTCTCGATGAAGCACTACTTAGAGGCTCAACAGGAAGAGCGAGAGACCAGAGATGCTGCTCGGGAATACGCCCCACGAGGCGGAGGTCGCTCCAATCGTCCTGCCAAGTCTGGTCCCAAGAGAATGCGGTCAGACCGATATGGCGAGGAGCCTAGAGAGTCTAAGGGACATCCCAAAGGAAATAAATCTTACAAGGCTAAGGGTGGTGATGCTCATGGTCGTCGACGTGACAACCGTGGCAAAGACTTTAACAATGACGATAGGTGGTGA
- the gltX gene encoding glutamate--tRNA ligase, whose amino-acid sequence MVRVRFAPSPTGPLHIGGVRTALFNYLFARHHGGTMVLRIEDTDSKRFVPGAEDYIIEALQWLGIEIDEGIGSANQPYGPYRQSERRDIYREYVQQLIERGAAYYAFDTVEELEQARQEMPNFSYDASTRSKMRNSLSLPSEEVTRLIESGEEYVVRFKVDPDREVEVDDLIRGKVVISSTQLDDKVLYKSADDLPTYHLANIVDDHLMQITHVIRGEEWLPSAPLHVLLYEAFGWQDSMPQFAHLSLLLKPQGSGKLSKRDGDKLGFPVFPLEWRSPEDGSISMGYREQGYLPEAVNNFLALLGWNPGTDQELFADPHEPISSELISAFSLDRCSKSGARFDFEKAKWFNHQYIQIVPVERLIAYIRPALSERGLNPSDELLGDVLLTVRDKAQLLPDLLPEVLYFFVAPTEYDAKGLKKHWKAETPGYLQEMITLLEGLPSEASLDTIEQALYDKINGDELPMGKVMNGIRMALVGEPRGARIHEIIYLLGIPESVRRMQHAIEEIKL is encoded by the coding sequence ATGGTTCGAGTTAGATTTGCGCCTAGTCCCACAGGTCCCCTACACATCGGAGGCGTGCGGACAGCACTCTTTAATTATCTCTTCGCACGTCATCATGGTGGCACTATGGTGCTACGTATAGAGGATACGGATAGCAAGCGCTTTGTGCCTGGAGCTGAAGATTACATCATCGAGGCTCTACAGTGGCTAGGGATAGAGATCGATGAGGGGATCGGCAGTGCCAATCAGCCTTACGGACCCTATCGTCAGAGTGAGAGACGGGACATCTATCGGGAGTATGTGCAGCAGCTCATAGAGCGTGGCGCAGCGTACTATGCTTTTGATACCGTGGAGGAGCTAGAGCAGGCGCGACAGGAGATGCCTAACTTTAGCTATGACGCCTCTACTCGCTCTAAGATGCGCAATAGCCTCTCGCTACCTAGCGAGGAGGTGACTCGTCTGATAGAGTCTGGCGAGGAGTATGTGGTGCGCTTTAAGGTAGACCCCGACCGCGAGGTTGAGGTCGATGACTTGATCCGTGGCAAGGTGGTCATCAGCTCTACACAGCTAGACGACAAGGTCCTCTATAAGAGTGCAGACGACCTGCCTACCTACCATCTAGCCAATATCGTCGATGACCACTTGATGCAGATCACGCATGTGATCCGTGGTGAGGAGTGGCTTCCTAGTGCGCCACTGCATGTCCTGCTTTATGAGGCTTTTGGCTGGCAGGACTCGATGCCTCAGTTTGCACACCTGTCGCTCCTCCTGAAGCCTCAGGGTAGTGGTAAGCTGAGTAAGCGCGATGGAGATAAGCTGGGCTTCCCAGTCTTCCCTCTAGAGTGGCGCAGTCCAGAGGATGGCTCTATATCGATGGGCTATCGTGAGCAGGGTTACCTGCCAGAGGCTGTGAACAACTTCTTAGCACTACTAGGGTGGAACCCCGGTACCGATCAAGAGCTTTTTGCAGATCCGCATGAGCCTATCTCGTCTGAGCTGATCTCCGCCTTCTCACTAGATCGTTGTAGCAAGAGCGGTGCACGCTTTGACTTTGAAAAGGCCAAGTGGTTCAACCATCAGTACATACAGATCGTCCCCGTAGAGCGTCTCATAGCTTATATACGCCCAGCTCTCAGCGAGCGTGGCTTGAATCCTTCGGACGAGTTGCTCGGAGATGTACTTCTGACGGTCCGTGATAAGGCGCAACTGCTACCCGACTTACTCCCCGAGGTGCTTTACTTCTTCGTAGCTCCCACCGAGTACGACGCTAAGGGACTCAAGAAGCACTGGAAGGCGGAGACCCCTGGCTACTTACAGGAGATGATCACCCTCCTCGAGGGACTCCCGAGTGAGGCGTCACTAGACACGATCGAGCAGGCTCTCTACGACAAGATCAATGGTGATGAGCTACCTATGGGTAAGGTGATGAACGGCATACGTATGGCACTCGTGGGCGAACCGCGTGGCGCACGTATCCATGAGATCATATACTTGCTGGGCATCCCCGAGAGCGTACGACGTATGCAGCATGCTATAGAGGAGATCAAGCTATAG
- a CDS encoding sensor histidine kinase, with the protein MQLRNFSYVTELYNDYFETLAQRALDEVSRSLERDEVDRQLRSVLTQNDLQRFGLQDSLQSDQEVGGILSASYMSDGSEVWNGYGNAKRATCPPWAQARMNRQGTEHANVLQSKLLNTYFYHRSLLDEAVLRTILERNDQPLRQRVNVDFLQSALVRELELVGITEKFEFTIRDRKGQSVYTTLPEGYDPSQQAPLVLRRDIFVQSNSYIDEPDDSGLPYIELIFTEHSHHMGNLIYTIPPIATLVVIVILSVLAILILVRQQHYLREREDFVSNMTHELKTPVSSIRLACEMLEDPSVEESEERRKRITQTMLKEVDRLTLLVDQVLQSSTMQRGVLKVYPVELDAHEEIRDLSSAYVMKITEAQGELVLALEAEHHEVFCDKIAFQNIISNIIDNSLKYCKEGVPPIITLTTRNDDTYLIIDIQDNGIGISRQDRGHIFDQFYRVHTGDRHDVKGFGLGLAYVQRAIQGMGGEVKVFSKLGEGTKMSLRIPFLVEGDSKMHNKKK; encoded by the coding sequence ATGCAGTTGAGAAACTTTAGCTATGTCACGGAGCTATACAATGACTACTTTGAGACTTTGGCTCAGAGAGCATTGGATGAGGTCTCTCGTTCACTAGAGCGAGACGAGGTAGATCGTCAGCTGCGCTCGGTACTGACACAAAACGACCTACAGCGGTTTGGCTTGCAAGACTCTCTCCAGTCTGATCAGGAGGTGGGCGGAATACTATCGGCTAGCTACATGTCTGACGGCAGTGAAGTGTGGAATGGCTACGGCAATGCTAAGCGTGCGACCTGTCCTCCATGGGCACAGGCTCGCATGAATAGGCAGGGCACAGAGCATGCTAACGTATTGCAGAGTAAGTTGCTCAACACGTACTTCTACCACCGCAGCCTCCTTGATGAGGCGGTACTACGCACTATCCTAGAGCGCAATGATCAGCCTCTTAGACAGAGGGTCAATGTAGACTTCTTGCAGAGTGCACTGGTGCGTGAGCTGGAGCTCGTAGGCATCACGGAGAAGTTTGAGTTTACCATCCGTGATCGTAAGGGGCAGTCAGTCTACACGACCCTCCCGGAGGGTTACGACCCTTCACAACAGGCTCCTCTCGTGTTGCGGAGAGATATCTTCGTCCAGTCAAACTCTTATATAGATGAGCCAGACGATTCTGGTCTGCCCTATATTGAGCTGATCTTTACGGAGCATAGCCACCACATGGGCAATCTAATCTACACGATCCCCCCGATTGCTACGCTGGTGGTGATCGTGATACTCAGTGTGCTGGCCATTTTGATCCTTGTACGGCAGCAGCACTACCTGCGTGAGCGTGAGGACTTTGTGAGTAATATGACTCATGAGCTTAAGACGCCCGTTAGCTCCATACGTCTAGCCTGTGAGATGCTCGAAGACCCCTCTGTAGAGGAGTCGGAGGAGCGACGCAAGCGCATCACCCAGACCATGCTTAAGGAGGTAGATCGCCTCACGCTGCTCGTAGATCAGGTCTTACAGTCCTCAACGATGCAGCGTGGTGTGCTCAAGGTCTACCCCGTAGAGCTAGATGCTCACGAGGAGATTAGAGACCTAAGCAGTGCTTATGTTATGAAGATCACCGAGGCTCAAGGAGAGCTGGTGCTAGCTCTAGAGGCTGAGCACCATGAGGTCTTTTGTGATAAGATAGCCTTTCAGAACATTATATCCAATATAATAGACAACAGCCTGAAGTATTGCAAGGAGGGTGTACCGCCCATCATTACGCTCACCACGCGAAACGATGATACCTACCTTATCATAGATATACAGGATAATGGTATCGGTATCTCTCGTCAGGATAGGGGGCATATCTTCGATCAGTTCTATCGCGTCCATACTGGTGACCGCCATGACGTCAAGGGCTTTGGTCTTGGCCTGGCCTATGTACAGCGGGCTATCCAAGGCATGGGAGGCGAGGTCAAGGTCTTTAGCAAGCTCGGAGAGGGTACTAAGATGTCTCTCCGCATTCCCTTCCTAGTAGAGGGTGATTCTAAAATGCATAACAAGAAAAAGTAA
- a CDS encoding type I restriction endonuclease has translation MDLKDMILQIGQKIDKLKDNLQTEEATKNALIMPMLTALGYNVFDPTEVLPEYTCDIGTKKGEKIDYAILKDGEPVILIECKHWAQDLSLYDNQLLRYFGVSTAKFGVLTNGIIWRFYTDLEKPNQMDTVPFLEVNLQALKDAQIEELKKFHKSYFNVETVLSTANELKYLGELRAVIQTELTDPSPDFTRYVVKQLYTGIVTQRVVEEFQPLLKRSISLYINDIIADRLKVAMKESEPADKATEEPTDEQEETVADNGIETTDEELDAYHICRAILSEYISPDRISYKDTKNYFAVILDGKVTQTVCRLRFNYRDIRRISFITEDKLEENVDLVDGDLSDIYNYKDKLIEIAKRYDK, from the coding sequence ATGGACTTAAAAGATATGATCCTCCAGATCGGACAGAAGATTGACAAGCTAAAGGACAATCTGCAGACCGAGGAGGCGACCAAAAACGCACTGATTATGCCGATGCTTACGGCTCTAGGGTACAACGTCTTCGACCCGACTGAGGTCTTGCCCGAGTATACTTGCGACATCGGCACAAAGAAGGGCGAGAAGATCGACTATGCGATCCTCAAGGATGGCGAACCTGTGATACTGATCGAGTGCAAGCACTGGGCGCAGGACTTGTCGCTATACGACAATCAACTCTTAAGATACTTCGGGGTCTCGACGGCTAAGTTTGGCGTACTGACCAATGGTATAATATGGCGATTTTATACCGACCTCGAGAAGCCCAACCAAATGGACACCGTCCCATTTCTCGAGGTGAACCTGCAGGCACTGAAGGATGCTCAGATTGAGGAGCTGAAGAAATTCCACAAGTCGTACTTCAACGTCGAGACCGTCCTCTCGACCGCTAACGAGCTGAAGTATCTCGGAGAGCTTCGGGCGGTGATCCAAACTGAATTAACCGACCCGAGTCCCGACTTTACCCGCTATGTCGTCAAGCAATTGTATACGGGCATAGTGACTCAGCGTGTTGTCGAGGAGTTTCAACCGCTCCTCAAGCGGTCTATATCCCTCTACATTAACGACATCATCGCTGATCGTCTGAAGGTCGCAATGAAGGAGAGTGAGCCTGCGGACAAAGCGACTGAGGAGCCTACCGATGAGCAGGAGGAGACTGTGGCTGACAATGGTATTGAGACTACCGATGAGGAGCTGGATGCGTACCATATCTGTCGGGCTATCCTAAGTGAGTACATTAGCCCCGACCGCATCTCCTACAAAGACACGAAGAATTACTTTGCCGTTATCCTTGACGGCAAGGTCACTCAGACGGTCTGCCGACTCAGATTTAATTATCGGGATATACGGCGGATCTCATTTATCACGGAGGACAAGCTGGAGGAAAATGTCGACTTGGTCGATGGTGACTTGAGCGACATCTATAACTATAAGGACAAGCTGATCGAGATAGCAAAACGGTACGACAAGTAA
- a CDS encoding site-specific integrase: MNANANEPVKLRKRKTRTGLYSLYLDTYANGKRTYEYLRLYLVPEKTREDKRKNKETIQLAEAIRAKRVIEYHEGRYGFDTSEQDKVLLFDYFKAQMERQKRKTAYCWSGSLQYIMRYERRRNITFAEVTPEWVKGFKDYIEGQELSQNSKAIYFDKLRACINKAYREGIITDNPLKRVGSIKHEESKREYLTIEEVQRLVATECDSEVVKRAFLFSCLTGLRKSDIMQLQWGDVHKEGDYTRITFRQQKTGGQEYLDITPEARELMGEERGAEELVFDSFPAVSTISAVINVWTARAGIRKHITFHSARHTFATMMLTLGTDLYTVSKLLGHRDIKTTEIYAKIVDKGKQEAVARIPSILGKEE; encoded by the coding sequence ATGAACGCAAACGCAAACGAACCAGTCAAGCTCCGCAAGCGCAAGACACGCACGGGGCTGTACAGCCTCTACCTAGACACATACGCCAACGGCAAGCGCACCTACGAGTACCTCCGCCTTTATCTCGTCCCCGAGAAGACGAGGGAGGACAAGCGCAAGAACAAGGAGACGATCCAGCTGGCGGAGGCGATCCGTGCTAAGCGAGTGATCGAGTACCACGAGGGACGGTACGGATTTGACACGAGCGAGCAGGACAAAGTGCTACTATTTGACTACTTCAAGGCGCAGATGGAGAGGCAGAAGCGCAAGACTGCGTACTGCTGGAGCGGTAGTCTCCAGTACATTATGAGGTACGAGAGGCGTAGGAACATAACATTTGCCGAGGTCACGCCCGAGTGGGTCAAAGGCTTCAAGGATTACATCGAGGGGCAAGAGCTGTCGCAGAACAGCAAGGCAATATACTTTGACAAGCTCCGAGCCTGCATCAATAAAGCGTACCGAGAGGGGATTATAACGGACAACCCCCTCAAGCGTGTCGGGAGCATCAAGCACGAGGAGAGCAAGCGAGAGTACCTTACAATAGAGGAGGTACAGAGGTTAGTAGCAACGGAGTGCGACAGCGAGGTGGTCAAGCGGGCATTCCTCTTCTCGTGCCTCACGGGGCTACGCAAGAGCGACATTATGCAACTACAATGGGGAGACGTACACAAGGAGGGCGACTATACACGTATCACCTTTCGCCAGCAGAAGACTGGCGGGCAGGAGTACCTAGACATCACACCCGAGGCTCGGGAGCTTATGGGAGAGGAGCGAGGGGCGGAGGAGTTAGTCTTTGACTCTTTTCCAGCCGTGTCGACTATAAGCGCAGTAATCAACGTATGGACGGCACGGGCGGGCATACGCAAGCACATCACATTCCACTCAGCCCGACACACCTTTGCAACGATGATGCTAACGCTCGGCACCGACCTCTACACGGTCTCCAAGCTCCTCGGGCATCGGGACATCAAGACGACCGAGATCTACGCTAAGATCGTGGACAAGGGCAAGCAGGAGGCAGTCGCTCGCATACCGTCCATACTGGGCAAGGAGGAGTAG
- a CDS encoding ERF family protein gives MDAISIKQGAHSALLLHLAQIQSELKAPKGQYNKFGGFKYRSCEDILEAVKPLLKELGLVLLITDDIVQIGERYYVRATATIYDSEGSYISNSALAREDANKGKMDGSQMTGSASSYARKYALNGLFAIDDTKDADTDEYTKAQEGKKSTAKATAQPAFTDEIKGTLAKAQTVQELVETFGRLPQALRDSAEVKSYCAQLKSNLETPQPATKK, from the coding sequence ATGGACGCAATAAGCATCAAGCAAGGAGCGCACAGCGCACTACTACTACACCTCGCACAGATACAGAGCGAGCTGAAAGCACCCAAGGGGCAATACAACAAGTTTGGCGGTTTCAAATATCGCAGTTGCGAGGACATACTCGAGGCGGTCAAGCCTCTACTCAAGGAGCTGGGACTAGTTCTCCTCATCACGGACGACATTGTCCAGATAGGCGAGCGGTACTACGTCCGAGCCACCGCCACAATATACGACAGCGAGGGGAGCTACATTAGCAACTCAGCTCTCGCACGTGAGGATGCAAACAAGGGCAAGATGGACGGCTCACAAATGACTGGCTCCGCCAGCTCATACGCCCGCAAGTACGCCCTCAACGGACTCTTCGCCATCGATGACACCAAAGACGCAGACACGGACGAGTACACCAAGGCGCAGGAGGGCAAGAAGTCGACAGCCAAAGCAACGGCACAGCCAGCCTTCACGGACGAGATCAAAGGCACACTAGCCAAGGCGCAGACGGTGCAGGAGCTGGTGGAGACCTTCGGACGGCTCCCGCAGGCACTACGAGACAGCGCAGAGGTCAAGAGCTACTGCGCTCAGCTCAAGAGCAACCTAGAGACCCCGCAACCAGCGACCAAAAAATAG
- a CDS encoding LexA family transcriptional regulator has product MKQDQFSRLEQAREHIGKSYNAISKELNLKTPQVFYDIKAGKSSVSYELARAIQDKFLISSAWLLTGEGDMLGGHDPRTEPTEFSLDKLEKAKSLAKELGVALIPMYSEPFKGGNDGYPLAEEMNEVESVWTMPDVRADMIVPVVGDSMAPTFPQGSRLAVSRVWFRHDEPLSIPFGEAFAIVLHDPDDPNPKAMTDYVKRLYKHDNPAKRREYWIARSDNDKYEDFEIPISHVVGLWRVRASIAYFA; this is encoded by the coding sequence ATGAAACAAGATCAATTTTCCCGCTTGGAACAAGCAAGAGAGCATATAGGCAAGAGCTACAATGCTATATCAAAGGAGTTGAATCTCAAGACTCCTCAAGTGTTTTACGACATAAAGGCTGGTAAGTCTAGCGTCTCGTATGAGCTGGCGAGGGCTATTCAAGATAAATTCTTGATTTCTTCCGCTTGGCTCCTCACTGGCGAGGGCGATATGCTGGGCGGTCACGATCCACGGACGGAGCCGACAGAGTTCTCGCTGGATAAGCTGGAGAAAGCGAAGTCGCTGGCTAAAGAGCTGGGTGTTGCCTTGATCCCGATGTATTCAGAGCCTTTCAAGGGGGGCAATGACGGCTACCCGCTTGCAGAAGAGATGAACGAGGTAGAGAGCGTATGGACGATGCCCGATGTGCGGGCTGATATGATTGTTCCCGTGGTTGGAGACTCGATGGCTCCGACCTTTCCGCAGGGGTCACGGCTGGCGGTCTCTCGAGTGTGGTTTCGCCACGATGAGCCATTGTCGATACCCTTTGGAGAGGCTTTCGCTATCGTCCTGCACGACCCAGACGACCCCAACCCAAAGGCAATGACGGACTACGTCAAGCGTCTATACAAGCACGACAATCCCGCAAAGCGCAGAGAGTACTGGATAGCTCGCTCGGACAATGACAAGTACGAGGATTTTGAGATCCCGATCTCCCACGTTGTGGGGCTGTGGCGTGTCCGTGCCAGCATCGCTTACTTCGCATAA
- a CDS encoding response regulator transcription factor, translated as MNKKEIKVFLCEDDESLGLMLQEYLIAKDYEVDLFTDGETGLEAFGKEEYALCLIDVMMPKMDGFELAKQIRAAKPNIPIIFVTAKDQKKDVLRGFKLGADDYITKPFSMQELEARISAIMRRIIGEEHDEQQFYQLGKLLYDTKKQTLTTEDGKVLTLTTKENDLLTLFCVYANETLERDYALKTIWADANYFNARSMDVYVTKLRKILQADPSLEIKNVHGKGYRLVTPMKEIPQDQIKKI; from the coding sequence ATGAACAAGAAAGAGATTAAAGTATTCCTCTGCGAAGACGATGAGAGCTTAGGCTTGATGCTTCAAGAGTACCTTATAGCAAAGGACTATGAGGTAGACCTCTTTACAGATGGTGAAACGGGGCTAGAGGCCTTTGGTAAGGAAGAGTATGCGCTCTGCCTTATCGATGTCATGATGCCCAAGATGGATGGGTTCGAGCTGGCTAAGCAAATACGCGCTGCTAAACCCAATATCCCCATTATATTTGTCACTGCAAAGGATCAAAAGAAAGATGTGCTACGTGGCTTTAAGCTCGGTGCTGACGACTACATCACGAAGCCCTTTAGCATGCAAGAGCTCGAGGCGCGTATCTCAGCAATCATGCGACGCATCATCGGTGAGGAGCATGATGAGCAGCAGTTCTATCAGCTAGGCAAGCTGCTCTACGACACGAAGAAGCAGACCCTGACGACTGAAGATGGTAAGGTACTCACCCTAACCACAAAGGAAAACGACCTGCTGACGCTCTTCTGCGTATATGCCAACGAGACCCTCGAGAGAGACTATGCACTGAAGACTATCTGGGCTGACGCTAACTACTTCAATGCACGCAGCATGGATGTCTATGTGACCAAGCTCCGTAAGATCCTCCAGGCTGATCCCTCGCTAGAGATCAAGAATGTACACGGCAAGGGTTATCGTCTCGTCACTCCGATGAAAGAGATACCACAAGATCAGATCAAAAAGATCTAG
- the cobC gene encoding alpha-ribazole phosphatase family protein: MQITLVRHTAVSPEWQVVCYGNTDIPLADTFAEEAPRVAAQIDLSLYDRILSSPLSRALKLAQHCVPQGTRIEIDDRLKEMNFGDWEGKHWDSILEEDQEVAAFFEYFIEQPAPRGESLRDLSQRVAELLDELYTSGAQRVLLFSHGGVINAVRAMAGRITLQEAFAQILPYGSVTTIDLDELIHIDQIKI, encoded by the coding sequence ATGCAGATAACATTGGTCAGACATACCGCAGTATCACCTGAGTGGCAGGTCGTATGCTATGGTAATACAGACATACCTCTAGCAGACACATTTGCCGAGGAGGCTCCTCGTGTGGCTGCCCAGATTGATCTGTCTCTCTATGACCGCATCCTCTCCAGTCCACTCTCTCGTGCGCTCAAGTTGGCGCAGCACTGCGTACCACAAGGTACTAGGATAGAGATAGACGATCGTCTGAAGGAGATGAACTTTGGCGACTGGGAGGGGAAGCATTGGGACAGCATCCTAGAGGAAGATCAGGAGGTAGCAGCCTTCTTCGAGTACTTTATCGAGCAGCCAGCTCCTCGTGGCGAGTCACTACGAGACTTGTCACAGCGTGTTGCTGAGCTACTGGATGAGCTCTACACATCAGGTGCTCAGCGTGTGCTCCTCTTCTCCCATGGCGGTGTCATCAACGCTGTGAGAGCTATGGCGGGGCGCATCACGCTGCAAGAAGCTTTTGCTCAGATCCTACCTTATGGCAGCGTGACGACGATCGATCTAGATGAACTCATACATATAGATCAAATCAAGATCTGA